The following is a genomic window from Dermatophilaceae bacterium Soc4.6.
AGGTCCCAACCGGCTGGCACCCCCGCCAACCGCGCTGCGAGCTGGTGGCGCAGCATCCGCTTGGTGCGGGTGCGCACCACCGCCGAGCCAACGTCCTTGGAGACGACAAGACCGACCCGCGGCGGTTGGTCCGTCCGCGTGTCGGTCCGGTGGGCGTGGATGACGATGAGACGTCCGCCCGATCGGCTGCCGCCGGGGCCCCGCACTGCCGACGAGAAGTCTGCCGACAAGCGCAGACGATGACGTGCCGGCAGCAC
Proteins encoded in this region:
- the rnpA gene encoding ribonuclease P protein component; its protein translation is MLPARHRLRLSADFSSAVRGPGGSRSGGRLIVIHAHRTDTRTDQPPRVGLVVSKDVGSAVVRTRTKRMLRHQLAARLAGVPAGWDLVVRANPAASGASSAELGLELDRLLPRVLRERR